In the genome of Calothrix sp. PCC 6303, the window TTTCAAACACCCTTTAGGTATTGAACCGAGAGTAGTCCTCTAGAAGTAATGATTTGAGTCTGTGTAATTCTCTCGGGATGAAAAAAGGAAAGAAAAATCATCACTTTTTTAGCACTACCCATAAATCTATATGTGTTAGTTAAACTATGGAAATTCATGCTTATGGCAGACAAGGAGATATCACAGCCGTACAACGACAGCTAGCTAGCGGAGTTGATATCGATTGTGTAGATGAATGGTCAAAAACACCCTTAATGTATGCAGTAAATGACGCAAATATCAATCTTGATATGGTGCGATTTCTAATAGAAAACGGTGCAGATGTGAATGCAATTGAAGCTATATTTAAGAATAATGTACTTGGGTTAGCAGTCCAGTCAGGAAATCTCGAAAAAATTCAATATCTTTTGGATTGCGATGCTGATATCAATTATCAAAGTCCCGGTGGCTATGATGTGTTAATTAATTCGATGTTCGGTCGAGATATATCTCGATGTGAAAACTTAATCTCAATTGTTAATTTATTAATTACTAGAGGAGCAAAAGTTAATAGACACGTCCGTAAATTTAAACCCAGTCTGTACAAGGGTTTTAAAGATTACTTATATGTCTTCGCTCAACGTAGCAATAAGGGTTTGAAATAGTTGATGATAGTTTAGAGACAAAAAATAGGATTTTCTAATTTTGAGCTTACACGTGATTTAGTATGCAATGTAATTCCCACAAGCTATATATGGTAAATATTAGGGTTGGTAAAAATAAAACTTTATATCCTATCTTTTCGGGAATTTAATTTCCGGACGGGTCTAATACAGTCCCAAATAGTGTTGTCAGTTTTCGTGCAAGTTTATGCTTATGGGTTCGTTGCTCTCCATCACTACCTTGACAATCTCCTTCTATTTCGTCACTACTACGCAGGTTTAAATACCCTTGTAATAAGCGTCGTAATAACTCGTTCCCGTTGACTTTAAAGATTTTTCTCTAGTTCTTCATGTTCTAGACCGCACACACTGTCAGAGCCTAACCACTCGACTATTTCTTCAAATAATGACCGCGCTTCTCCAAAAAATTCTGATGTTATCCCAAATGCTTCCATATATCATCTCCCAAAATTGACTCTGTGTTGAGAAACATGAGTCTGTCTTTTTTTGAGATTATTGCTTCAAAGCCTTTGATAACAATACTCTTGTTTCTACTCTTTATTAGGATACAGTATCATGACACGAGCCGCACCCAACTCATTTGGCTAGTAGTTGTTTTTACTAACCCCCGCGCAAAATCATAAACATCCTCAAATAAACTTTTATACTCCTTCGATAGTTTATATGGCATTTCCACTGATTCCCGCTCTGGGAAAGGTGTTTCATTCCCTAACCACAACTTGACATCAGCCCGTCTTCGCTGGATAAAGTGTTGTGCTAGGGTTTTACGCTGCTCCTCTGTGAGAAAATCCAACGACAATTGCCCAAACTCTGGTTTCAACAATCCCAACAACGATAAAAACGCCTCTTCAATCCCACTGTGGGGTGTTGCGGTAAGTAAAAGTAGAT includes:
- a CDS encoding ankyrin repeat domain-containing protein, translated to MEIHAYGRQGDITAVQRQLASGVDIDCVDEWSKTPLMYAVNDANINLDMVRFLIENGADVNAIEAIFKNNVLGLAVQSGNLEKIQYLLDCDADINYQSPGGYDVLINSMFGRDISRCENLISIVNLLITRGAKVNRHVRKFKPSLYKGFKDYLYVFAQRSNKGLK